One Brumimicrobium sp. DNA window includes the following coding sequences:
- a CDS encoding Crp/Fnr family transcriptional regulator — MTTLSENISQLISLTTDEKAIVEKAFKHIKISKGDLWVKEGKVCDHVAFVQTGKLRVFYNDDSGNEVTCYFVMPDNFISSFTSFLTNTPTTENISAIEDTNLMTISKKELESLSDSISKIHIWRRIIAENLFITMEKRIAMLQSQTANERYERMIKENPDIILSVPLQYTASFLGITPQHLSRLRKESLK, encoded by the coding sequence ATGACAACATTATCTGAAAATATTAGCCAATTAATAAGTTTGACAACAGACGAAAAAGCAATTGTTGAAAAGGCTTTTAAGCACATTAAAATTTCTAAAGGTGATCTTTGGGTGAAGGAAGGTAAGGTGTGCGACCATGTTGCATTTGTGCAAACTGGGAAGCTTAGAGTATTTTATAATGACGACTCAGGCAATGAAGTGACTTGTTACTTTGTAATGCCCGACAATTTTATTTCTTCATTCACAAGTTTTTTAACTAACACCCCGACAACGGAAAACATTTCAGCCATTGAAGACACTAATTTAATGACCATTTCTAAGAAAGAATTAGAATCATTATCGGACAGCATATCGAAAATTCATATTTGGCGGAGAATTATAGCAGAAAATCTTTTTATCACCATGGAAAAAAGAATTGCCATGCTTCAATCTCAAACAGCGAATGAACGCTATGAACGCATGATAAAAGAAAATCCTGATATTATCCTTAGCGTTCCATTGCAATACACAGCATCATTTTTAGGTATAACACCTCAACACCTGAGCAGACTAAGAAAAGAATCCTTAAAGTGA